The following are from one region of the Aequoribacter fuscus genome:
- a CDS encoding MATE family efflux transporter, whose amino-acid sequence MSERGFRAIFKELSVLALPIVISQGAYAFMIFTDRYFMAQISAQHISASMSGGVTSFVTLSLFLGIISYANAMVAQFSGAGRYSQCSKVVTQGLVLSVAAFPILLLLTFPVTELFRWVGHAEELVALESAYYKVLIYGGVFSLAKAALSSFFSGIGRSWVVMVCDVTGVLINIALSYALVFGHWGLPAMGITGAALGTVIATAITLILFLGFYFRPAIAQLYGVAQSWMIDMGILRKFVRYGFPSGLESFMNVVTFNLFMLMFQNYGTREGAAMAIVFNWDLMSFISMIGLHIAVMSLAGRYIGSGESQNLNRVIAAGFSIALTVAAIFAITFATLAASLVGVFDTGSEDFEQISVLAEAMMLGLACYVIADGINLVASGVLRGAGDTRWLMFASVSVHWAMLVAQVFIIKIWQLGPMVSWWTFVAMLVCLAGLYLSRLRWGAWRSPDRLAKLVSEHH is encoded by the coding sequence ATGTCTGAACGCGGCTTTCGGGCCATTTTTAAAGAGCTCTCTGTATTAGCTTTACCGATCGTAATTTCGCAAGGTGCTTATGCCTTTATGATTTTCACCGATCGTTATTTTATGGCACAGATAAGCGCCCAGCATATTTCCGCATCGATGTCAGGTGGCGTCACCTCGTTTGTTACTTTGTCTTTGTTTTTAGGCATCATTTCTTACGCCAACGCTATGGTGGCGCAGTTCTCTGGCGCTGGGCGATACAGTCAGTGCAGTAAAGTGGTTACGCAAGGTCTGGTTTTGTCGGTTGCTGCGTTTCCGATACTCTTGCTGTTAACCTTTCCCGTCACCGAGCTCTTTCGCTGGGTCGGCCACGCTGAAGAGCTCGTTGCGCTCGAGAGCGCTTATTATAAGGTTCTGATTTACGGTGGGGTTTTCAGCTTGGCGAAGGCCGCTTTGTCGTCTTTTTTCAGCGGCATTGGACGCTCCTGGGTGGTCATGGTGTGCGATGTGACGGGTGTGCTGATCAATATTGCGCTCAGCTATGCTCTGGTGTTTGGGCATTGGGGATTGCCGGCTATGGGGATTACCGGTGCAGCGCTTGGTACCGTCATCGCCACAGCGATCACGTTGATTCTTTTTTTGGGTTTTTACTTTCGCCCAGCCATTGCCCAGCTCTACGGTGTCGCTCAGAGCTGGATGATTGATATGGGGATTCTGAGAAAGTTTGTTCGCTATGGGTTTCCGTCCGGGCTTGAATCGTTTATGAACGTTGTGACGTTTAACTTGTTCATGCTGATGTTTCAGAACTACGGTACGCGCGAGGGTGCAGCAATGGCCATCGTGTTTAACTGGGATCTGATGTCATTTATTTCGATGATTGGTTTGCATATTGCAGTGATGAGTTTAGCCGGGCGCTATATCGGCTCGGGTGAGTCACAGAATCTGAACAGAGTGATCGCAGCAGGATTTAGCATCGCCCTCACAGTTGCAGCGATTTTCGCCATTACCTTCGCCACCTTGGCTGCGTCGTTGGTCGGCGTTTTTGACACAGGTTCAGAGGATTTCGAGCAAATCAGCGTCTTGGCGGAGGCAATGATGCTAGGCCTAGCGTGCTACGTGATTGCTGACGGTATCAATTTGGTAGCATCGGGTGTGCTCAGAGGGGCGGGCGACACGCGTTGGCTCATGTTTGCGTCGGTCTCCGTCCATTGGGCTATGCTGGTGGCGCAAGTCTTTATTATTAAGATCTGGCAACTGGGTCCAATGGTCTCTTGGTGGACCTTTGTGGCGATGTTGGTCTGCCTAGCTGGGCTCTATTTGAGCCGATTACGATGGGGGGCATGGCGCTCGCCCGACCGACTCGCTAAACTGGTGAGCGAACATCATTAA